The nucleotide sequence GCCGGGGGCCGGAGGCCGCCGGCGCCGTCTCCGGCGGCTCCGCCGGGCCATGCGAATAGGCGAGCGTGACCGCGTCGAGCAGGGAGGAGGCGGTGACCGGCTTCACCAGGAAACCGCTGACCCCCGCCTCGGTCCCGGTGGAGGCGATCTTCTCCCGCCCGAAGGCGCTGACGACGATGATGATCGGCGCGCCGGCGCGGCTTCCGGCCCGGATGCGGCGGGTGGTCTCCAGCCCGTCCATGCCGGGCATCTTCCAGTCCATCAGCACGATGTCGTAGGGATGGCCGGCCGCCGCCGCCCGCTCCAGCTCGGCGATGCCCTCGGCCCCGGAGGCGCTGGCGGTGACGGTCCAGCCGAAGCCGTGGGCCATCTCGCCCAGCACCTCGCGGGCGGTCTCGTTGTCGTCCACCACCAGGACCGACAGGTCGCGCGGCACCGGCCGGGCGGCGCGCGGCCGCTCCGCCGCGGCGGCGTGGCACTGGAAGACGGCGTCGAAGTGGAAGTCGCTGCCTTTGCCCGGCTCGCTCTCCACATCCATCGAGCCGCCCATCAGCGAGACCAGCCGGGAGCAGATGGCCAGCCCCAGCCCGGTTCCGCCGTAGCGGCGGGTGGTGGAGCTGTCGCCCTGGCTGAAGGCCTGGAACAGCCGCTGCTTCTGCTCCGCCGAGATGCCGATGCCGGTGTCGCGGACCGAGAAGGTCAGCACGGCGCGGTCGTCCTCCACCGTCCGGGCGGCGACGGAGACGACCACCTCCCCCGCCTCGGTGAACTTGATGGCGTTGCCGGCGAGGTTGATCAGCACCTGCTGCAGGCGCAGCGGGTCGCCGATCAGGTCCAGCGGCACGCCGGGCGCCACGTGGAACAGCACCTCGATGTCCTTCTCCTCCGCCGAGGTGCCGACGATGACCGCGAGGTTCTGCAGAAGCTCGTCCAGGCGGAACTCCACATGCTCCAGCTCCAGCTTGCCGGCCTCCACCTTGGAGAAGTCGAGGATGTCGTTGAGGATGCCGAGCAGCGACTGCGCCGACATCCGGATCTTCTGCAGATAGTCGCGCTGGCGCGGCGAGAGCTGGGTCTGCTGGATCAGGTGGATCAGGCCGAGGATCGCGTTCATCGGCGTGCGGATCTCGTGGCTCATGTTGGCCAGGAATTCCGACTTGGCCCGGCTCGCCGCCTCGGCCGCGCGCATGGCGCGCTCCATCGCCTCCTGCGCGCGCTTGCGCTCGGCGATCTCGTGGAACACCACGACCGCGCCCTCGACCCGCCCGTCCTCCAGCATGGGGGAGGCGGTGAACTCCACCGGGATGCTGGTTCCGTCGCGCCGCCAGAAGGTGTCCTCCAGCCCGCGGTGGGTCCGGCCGGTGTGCAGCACGCGCGTGACCGCGCATTCCGCCTCCGGATAGGGGCTGCCGTCGGCGCGGGTATGGTGGATCAGCGCATGCAGGTTGCGGCCCAGCAGCTCCTCGTTGGCGAAGCCGGTCATCACCGAGGCCGCCGGGTTGGCGAAGGTGATGCGGCCGTTGCGGTCGACGCCGCAGATGCTGTCGGAGGCCGACTGCAGGATCAGGTTCATCCGCCGGTTGGCGGCGGCATAGGCGCGGTTGGCGTCCTCCAGGTGGCGGGCCGCGGCGTCGAGCTCGCCATTCGCCTCGGCGAGGCGGCGCCGGCTCACCTGCTCGCGCGACAGGCTGCGCACCGCGGCGAAGGCGAGCCCGGCGCAGGCGAACAGGGCCACCGCCACGACGATGGCGCCGCGCACCAGCCGCTCGCGCCAGGAGGCCAGCTCGTCGTCCCTGGACAGCCCGACCAGAACCACTAGCGGCAGCCCGGGAACGCGCTGGTAGGCGACGATGCGCCCGTCGTCGCCCGACGGGGCCGGCACCTCGAACACGCCGTTCGTCCCGGCGGGCAGGCGGTGCAGCATCTCCGCCGAATCCGCGCCCTCCAGCAGTTCGCTCGCGGGAAAGCGGAAGACCGGCTGCCCGTTGTCGCGGAACAGCGCGATGGTGGCCCCGGGGCCGAGGTCGAGGCTCTCGAACACCTCCTTGTAGTAGTCGAGCGCCACATTGACGTGGCCGACGCCGAGGAAGACCCCGTCCTTCTCGATCCGCCGGCTGATGGTGAAGGAGGGCTCGCCGCTCATCCGGCCGACGATCCGTTCGCCGACGTGGAAGTCCACGCCGGAGGCATGGACCTGGAAATAGGCGCGGTCGCCGACGTTTCCCTGGGGGGCGGGGTAGCGGCGGCTGGTCAGCCGGCTGACGCCGGCCGCGTCGTGGATCCAGATGGCGCTGATCTCCGGCAGGGCCTCCGCCATGGACCGCAGGAACTGCCAGAAGGCGCGGTCGCCGGCGATGC is from Azospirillum thermophilum and encodes:
- a CDS encoding response regulator, which encodes MHHSSPNAAKPAAFAPSGLQGLILATVALIALFSVGFWVMTALVDRAGTLRHGEDRAQSAARILQEHVRRTVATGDLALARTLDRVHQRGMEGIAGDRAFWQFLRSMAEALPEISAIWIHDAAGVSRLTSRRYPAPQGNVGDRAYFQVHASGVDFHVGERIVGRMSGEPSFTISRRIEKDGVFLGVGHVNVALDYYKEVFESLDLGPGATIALFRDNGQPVFRFPASELLEGADSAEMLHRLPAGTNGVFEVPAPSGDDGRIVAYQRVPGLPLVVLVGLSRDDELASWRERLVRGAIVVAVALFACAGLAFAAVRSLSREQVSRRRLAEANGELDAAARHLEDANRAYAAANRRMNLILQSASDSICGVDRNGRITFANPAASVMTGFANEELLGRNLHALIHHTRADGSPYPEAECAVTRVLHTGRTHRGLEDTFWRRDGTSIPVEFTASPMLEDGRVEGAVVVFHEIAERKRAQEAMERAMRAAEAASRAKSEFLANMSHEIRTPMNAILGLIHLIQQTQLSPRQRDYLQKIRMSAQSLLGILNDILDFSKVEAGKLELEHVEFRLDELLQNLAVIVGTSAEEKDIEVLFHVAPGVPLDLIGDPLRLQQVLINLAGNAIKFTEAGEVVVSVAARTVEDDRAVLTFSVRDTGIGISAEQKQRLFQAFSQGDSSTTRRYGGTGLGLAICSRLVSLMGGSMDVESEPGKGSDFHFDAVFQCHAAAAERPRAARPVPRDLSVLVVDDNETAREVLGEMAHGFGWTVTASASGAEGIAELERAAAAGHPYDIVLMDWKMPGMDGLETTRRIRAGSRAGAPIIIVVSAFGREKIASTGTEAGVSGFLVKPVTASSLLDAVTLAYSHGPAEPPETAPAASGPRQAQPAAAPALGGAMNSPRTREAGPLAGRRILLVEDNALSQEVAREILERAGAEVALAGNGREAVALVEQSEGFHAVLMDVQMPQMDGFEATRAIRRLPGGDGLPIIAMTASALPSDRRRCLEGGMDDHIAKPLDLAQLFTVLGRWAGAPAAGAAGAAVAELAAAGQPAGAAAGGPAGLPASLPGIDLNDALGRLDGDVALFRRFVAEFARSYAGVADAVAAALAAGDLPRAKGLGHELKSVAGNIGARRLSAAADALQIAAGRGEAEAAATQLGELRAELAKVLEGAGMLERGGSDPAAPPPPDPLVAGDRLASRLSQFAILLRDSNFAAAEEFAMLAPSLAGCVDPSTVKSLTAAIDGLDFVKALGIVQRIARDLGLSLQTV